One genomic segment of Acidiphilium acidophilum includes these proteins:
- a CDS encoding DUF2442 domain-containing protein, whose protein sequence is MVELNDAQIDAATERGKIAHLNEPRATAVRYNRKLGRVVVDLQNGCTFTFPPHLAQGLEAATDDQLAQVEILGAGYGLHWEALDADLSVPGLLAGLLGTKAFMARQAGKAKSPAKAAAARTNGAKGGRPRKVFG, encoded by the coding sequence ATGGTTGAACTGAATGACGCCCAGATCGATGCCGCCACGGAACGCGGCAAGATCGCGCACCTGAATGAGCCGCGGGCAACAGCGGTTCGCTATAATCGAAAGCTTGGCCGCGTCGTCGTTGATCTGCAAAACGGCTGCACTTTTACCTTCCCGCCACATCTTGCCCAGGGACTGGAAGCAGCGACGGACGACCAGCTGGCCCAAGTCGAGATTCTCGGCGCCGGCTACGGCCTGCATTGGGAAGCCCTTGATGCGGATCTGTCGGTTCCCGGCCTACTGGCCGGCCTGCTCGGCACCAAAGCATTCATGGCACGCCAGGCCGGTAAAGCGAAAAGCCCCGCTAAGGCGGCCGCAGCCCGGACTAACGGCGCTAAAGGCGGGCGCCCCAGAAAGGTTTTTGGGTAG
- a CDS encoding DUF4160 domain-containing protein: protein MVTVFRALGLRVIIFIDDHQPAHVHVFGDGHAKINLLGVDGTPELVWTEGMTRAEVRRAMRIVLEQQALLLARWEDIHG, encoded by the coding sequence ATGGTCACTGTATTTCGCGCTCTCGGCCTACGCGTAATTATCTTTATCGATGATCACCAACCGGCCCATGTGCATGTCTTTGGTGACGGTCATGCCAAGATCAATCTCCTCGGTGTTGATGGCACACCTGAATTGGTCTGGACGGAAGGTATGACCCGCGCTGAGGTCCGCCGCGCCATGCGGATTGTTCTTGAGCAGCAAGCGCTGCTTCTGGCTCGATGGGAGGATATCCATGGTTGA